One genomic window of Psychrobacillus sp. INOP01 includes the following:
- a CDS encoding thioredoxin family protein, giving the protein MENLVSIEQFEQLKQREKVVFKFTADWCPDCHFIDPFMGEIEEKFTSITFISVDRDQFIDLCIELDIFGIPSFLAFENGEEKGRFVSKDRKTREEIESFLQSI; this is encoded by the coding sequence ATGGAAAACCTAGTTTCAATAGAACAATTCGAACAGTTAAAGCAGCGAGAAAAAGTTGTGTTTAAATTCACGGCCGATTGGTGTCCAGATTGTCATTTCATCGATCCATTCATGGGAGAGATAGAAGAAAAATTTACGAGTATCACTTTTATTTCTGTAGACCGTGATCAGTTTATCGATTTATGTATTGAGCTTGATATATTTGGTATTCCTAGTTTCCTAGCATTTGAAAATGGCGAAGAAAAAGGTCGATTTGTTAGTAAGGACCGTAAAACTAGGGAAGAAATTGAATCATTTCTTCAATCGATTTAG
- a CDS encoding DUF84 family protein — protein sequence MKILIGTHNRAKTKAVQTISSIYYPNAKFENREVPSLVSDQPMSQEETRQGAINRAKHLMEDTDALFGIGLEGGVQEIEGQMYICNWGALVTQKGDVFTATGAGVPLPMEVAEQLLAGAELGPVMDVYTNKNDIRHDEGAIGVFSNGLVNRSTMFEHIMLLLIGQFEFSNKP from the coding sequence ATGAAAATATTAATAGGTACACATAATAGAGCTAAAACAAAAGCCGTTCAAACGATTTCAAGCATTTATTATCCAAATGCTAAATTTGAGAATAGAGAAGTTCCTTCCCTAGTTTCCGATCAACCTATGAGTCAGGAAGAGACAAGGCAAGGTGCTATTAACCGTGCCAAGCATCTTATGGAAGATACAGATGCATTGTTTGGAATAGGTTTAGAAGGTGGAGTTCAAGAAATAGAAGGTCAGATGTACATTTGTAATTGGGGTGCACTGGTAACACAAAAGGGAGATGTGTTTACGGCTACTGGAGCTGGAGTTCCGCTGCCTATGGAAGTAGCTGAACAATTACTAGCAGGTGCGGAACTTGGACCTGTAATGGACGTCTATACTAATAAGAACGATATTCGACATGATGAAGGTGCAATTGGTGTATTTTCAAATGGACTTGTTAATAGAAGTACTATGTTTGAGCATATAATGCTTTTACTGATAGGGCAATTTGAATTTTCCAATAAGCCCTAG
- a CDS encoding M42 family metallopeptidase has translation MNEETRSLFKTLTELPGAPGNEYAVRAFMRNELTKYSDEIVQDNLGGIFGLKKGDENGPKILVAGHMDEVGFMVSGITDNGMVRFQPLGGWWSQVLLAQRVEIVTKDQTIPGVIGSIPPHLLSDELRNKPMDIKNMLIDVGADDKEDALRMGIKPGDQILPVCSFTPMANDKKIMAKAWDNRYGCGLAIELLKEVQNEQLPNMLYSGANVMEEVGLRGAQASANMINPDLFFALDASPANDASGNKNEFGQLGKGALLRIFDRTMVTHRGMREFVLDTAETHKIPYQYFISQGGTDAGRVHTSNEGIPSAVIGICSRYIHTSASIIHTDDYTAAKELIVKLVKACDRTTLETIKANV, from the coding sequence ATGAATGAAGAGACGCGCTCACTATTTAAAACGTTGACAGAACTACCAGGAGCTCCTGGTAATGAGTATGCTGTTCGTGCCTTTATGCGCAACGAACTGACTAAATATTCAGATGAAATTGTTCAGGATAATTTAGGTGGCATATTTGGGCTTAAAAAAGGAGACGAAAATGGTCCGAAAATTTTAGTTGCAGGTCATATGGATGAAGTTGGGTTTATGGTTTCTGGAATCACGGATAATGGAATGGTTCGTTTTCAACCCTTAGGTGGTTGGTGGAGCCAGGTTCTTCTTGCGCAACGAGTAGAAATTGTCACTAAAGATCAAACAATTCCTGGAGTAATCGGTTCTATTCCTCCACACTTGTTAAGCGATGAACTTCGAAACAAACCGATGGATATAAAAAATATGTTAATTGATGTTGGAGCAGATGATAAAGAGGATGCTCTACGAATGGGTATTAAACCAGGAGATCAAATCTTACCGGTTTGTTCATTTACACCAATGGCAAATGATAAAAAAATTATGGCAAAGGCTTGGGACAATCGTTATGGTTGTGGATTAGCAATTGAGCTTTTAAAAGAAGTACAAAACGAGCAATTACCGAATATGCTTTATTCTGGTGCAAACGTAATGGAAGAAGTTGGCCTTAGAGGAGCACAGGCATCTGCGAACATGATTAATCCTGACTTATTCTTTGCCCTAGATGCAAGTCCTGCAAATGATGCTTCAGGTAACAAAAATGAATTTGGACAACTAGGAAAAGGGGCACTTCTACGAATTTTCGACCGTACAATGGTGACGCACCGTGGAATGCGTGAATTCGTTTTAGATACTGCAGAAACACATAAAATTCCATATCAGTATTTCATTTCACAGGGCGGAACAGACGCTGGGCGTGTTCATACATCGAATGAAGGTATCCCAAGTGCAGTAATTGGGATTTGCTCGCGATATATTCATACATCAGCTTCTATTATTCATACAGATGATTACACCGCAGCGAAAGAGCTTATTGTAAAACTAGTTAAAGCATGCGATCGTACAACTTTGGAGACGATTAAAGCGAACGTTTAA